The stretch of DNA CTCATCCGGAACTCCCATGCAGCACGTGGCCGAGGTGGCGCCGCGCGCGGGCCGCCACGGCAGAACTCAGCGCGGGCAGCGCGACGCCGAGCCGCCTGCCGGTGGACACCGCGAGCCGGTCACCGAAGATCTCATACCCGGATTCGACGATCCGGTCCAGGATCTCGCCGTAGAGCGTGTGCGCCGTGGCCACGCACGGGCGGGAGATCGGGTCGAGCATGGCGATACCGGGCTCGGCGTCGCGGTAGATCGCGCGGGTCCGCGAGATCTGGTCGGCCAGCGCGCGCCGCACCGCGCGATCCGGCCTGCCGCGCCGCTGGCACCACAGCAGCCGGTCCCGGTCGACGCCGAACGCGGCGAGTTCGTCGGCGGGCAGGTAGACCCGGCCGCGGTCCAGGTCCTCGCCGATGTCGCGCAGGAAGTTGGTCAGCTGGAAGGCGAATCCGAGCGCGGCCGCGTGCGGCGCGGCCTGCTCCCGCGGGGTGACCGTGCCCAGCACCGGCAGCACCTGCAGCCCGATCACACCGGCCGAGCCGTGCACGTACTCGTCCAGCGCGGCGCGCGTCGGGTAGTCGCTGATCCGCAGATCCATCCGCATCGAGCGCAGGAAATCGGTGAACAGCGCGCGATCCAGCCGGTACCGGCCTGCGGTGTGGCCGAGCGCGGCCAGCACCGGGTGCTCGACGCGGTGCCCGGCCAGTGCGCTGCGCAGGTCGTGCTCCAACCTGCCGAGCTCGGCCGCGCGGCTGGTTCCCGCTGGGTCGTCGAGGACGTCCACGATGTCGTCGACCCAGCGCGCGAAGCCGTACAGCGCGTGCACCGCGGGTCTGCGCGCCGGTGGCAGCAGGCTGGTGGCGAGGAAGTAGGTGCGGCCGTGCTCGGCGTTCAACGCCCGGCACGCTGCGTGCGCAGCGCGCAACGCCGGGTCCTGGATACCCGCGGCGTCGAGTTCGCGCCGCGCCGCGGGCGAGGGATCCTCGCCGCGGTGCCGGAATCCGCCCGCAACGTCCACATAGGAGATCGAAGCACATGCGGGGCGGGCGGCGCTCGGCAACGCCGCCCGCCCGTGGGCCGGGACACGCCCGGAGCGCTCGGCCGGGCGTGCCGCGGCGACGGCTCACATCTGCGGCATCAGGACCTTGTCCACGACGAACACCGTGGCGTTGGCGGTGGGCACGTTGCCGCACAGCACCGACGCGCCGTTGACCTTCAAGTTCTCGCCGGAGCCTTCCACCTTCAGCTGCCCGCCCTGCGCGGTCGGCAGCGTCCCGGCCCCGGCGAGTCCTTCGGCGTCCATCCGCTGCGGCACCACGTGGTAGGTCAGCACATCGGTCAGCTGCTGCTTCTGCGCCGGATCGGTCAGCATCGCTTCCAGCTGATCCTGCGGGATCGCCTCGAACGCCGGGTCGGCCGGGGCGAACACGGTGTACTGCGCGTCCGGCTTGTTCAGCGTGTCCAGCAGCCCGGCGGCCTGCACCGCGGCGGTGAGCTTGGTCAGCAGCGGGTTGTTGCTCGCCGCGGTGCCGACCGGGTCGTCGACCATGCCCTGCACCGAGCCCGGGTCGTTCGGGTCGGTGGGCACCTGGGAGCAGCCCGGTCCGAACACGTCCTCGGCGGTGGTAACGCCGTTCGCGGCCGGTTGCGCAGCGGGCTGACCGGCCGGGGGCTGCCCGGGCGCGGCCGATTCGGCGCTGTCCTGCGCGGGTTGTCCGCAGGCGGAGAGCGCGAGTGCGAGCACTGCGGCGGAACCGGTGAGCGCGGCGGCTTGACGACGAATCCTCATGGACGTGTCCTCCTGGGGATGGAGGGGTTCGCTGGGTGCGAATCCCCGGACTCATCAGGTGTTCGGTGCATCCGGGATTTCGGATTGGTCCCATGAAGACTTTTCTGCCGGATTTCTTCGGCCGCAGGTGTTCCGAGCCGGCCGGAATCCCGTCGGCGCATGGAAAAGCGGGCGGGACCGATCGGCCCGCCCGCTCGTTCCGACCGTGCTCACGCCCGCAGACCGGCGGTGCCGAACTCCTTCATGCCTTGGGAAAAGCCCACGGTGGCGCGGAAATCGAGCTCTTCGGCGGCCTTGGAAGGGTCGGCCACGATGTGCCGGACGTCGCCGAGCCGGTAGCGCCCGGTCAGCACCGGCTCCGGCCCGCCCGCGGCCTCGGCCAGCGCGCGAGCCATGTCCCCGATGGTGTGCGGCTGCCCGGAGCACACGTTGTACGCGGCGAAGCCGGGCTGATCGCGGTGCATCGCGGCGACGTTCGCCGCGGCGATGTCGTGCACGTGCACGAAATCGCGCCGCTGGCCGCCGTCTTCGAAGATCTGCGGAGCCTCCCCGCGCGCCAGCGCGGACCGGAACAGCGACGCGACCCCCGCATAGGGCGTGTTGCGCGGCATCCGCGGCCCGTAGACGTTGTGGTAGCGCAGGCTCACCGCCGTGCCGCCGGTGTTGCGGGCCCACACCGCGGCGAGGTGTTCCTGGGTGAGTTTCGTCGTCGCGTAGGTGTTGCGCGGATCGATCGGCGCATCCTCCGGAACCGTGCCGGGTTGCAGAAGTCCGCCGCAGTCCGGGCAGCGCGGCTCGAAGATCCCGGCTTCGAGGTCTTCGGCGGCGCGCGGTCCGGGCCGGACCAGGTCGTGGCTCGGACACCGGTAGCGGCCTTCGCCGTAGACCACCATCGAACCGGCCAGCACCAGCTTCCCGATGCTCTCATCGGCCATTGTGGACAGAAGTTGCGCGGTGCCGAGGTCGTTGTGCGCCACGTATCCCGGCATGTCGCCGATTCCGGTTTCCAGCCCGACCATCGCGGCCTGGTGGCAGACCACGTCGACGCCGTCCAGCGCGCGCCGCAGCACCTGCTCGTCGCGCACGTCCCCGACGTGCAGCTCGTGCTCGCCGAGGTAGTCCGGTGCCGCGCCCGATCCGTGCGCCGCGGGAAGCAGCGCGTCCAGCAGCCGGACCCGGTGCCCGCGTTCGGCGAGCAGGTCGGCGATGTGCGAGCCGATGAAGCCCGCGCCTCCGGTGACCAGGACGTGCAAGCTCATGACCTCCGTGCTCGTTGGGAAAACGCTTCAGTTGGCGGTGCAGAACACCGAATGCCACCCGGTGGCACCGTCCGGCAGCACCGATGCCCGCCGCGGGGTCTGCACCTGCCCGTTGCGGTCGGTGGCGCGGCATTCCACGGTATGCCCGCCGGGAGCCAGGTCCACGTCGGCGCGCCACATCCGCCAGGTCTGGTCGTTGACCTCTGTGGACAGTTGGGCCGGCTGCCACGGGCCGCCGTCGACGCGGACCTCGACCGCGTCGATGCCGATGGTCTGCGCCCAAGCGATTCCGGCGACCGCGTTGCGGCCGGCGGGCACCTTGGCGAAACCGCTCGGCCGGTCGATGCGGGACTGCAACTTGATCGGCCCGCGCTGCCCCCAGCCGCGCTCGATCCAGTAAGCCGGTTTGGCGAAGGTGGTCAGCTCCAGGTCGGTGAGCCACTTCGTGGCCGAGACGTAGCCGTACAAGCCCGGCGTGACCATGCGCACCGGGTAGCCGTGCTGCGCGGGCAGCGGTTCGCCGTTCATGCCGAACGCCAGCAGCGCGCCGCGTTCGGCCTCCAGCAGCGCATCGGTCGGGGTGCCCGCGGTGAAGCCGTCGGCGCTGGTGCTGAACACCTGCTCGGCACCGGGCCGGACCCCGGCGGCCAGCAGCACGTCGCGGATCGGTACGCCGGTGAACTCGGCGGTGGAGATGTAGGGGCCGCCGACCTCGTTGGAAACGCAGGTCATCGTGATCGTGCGGGTCACCCGCGGGAACCGCGCCAGGTCGGCGAAACCGAGGTCGAGCTCGCGGTCCACCATGCCGTGCACCCGCAGCCGCCAGGAGTCCAGGTCGACGCTCGGCACGCTCAGCGCGGTGTCGACCCGGTAGAAGTCCCGGTTCGGCGTGATGAACGTCGGTGTTCCGTCGGCCCGGAAGTCCGCTCCGGCCGGTACGGGTTGCGCAGGTGGCGCGTTCAGCGCCCTGCCGATCGCCTGTTGCGCGGCCGGTGAGCCGCCGCTGCGCCCGCCGGTGGTCAGCGAGCCGAGTCCGCCCGCGACACCCGCACCGGCGGCCACCGCGACCGACGACACCAGGAATCGCCGCCTGCCGGGTCCGCGCTCGCCGCCGGATTCCGTTTCGCGGTCGGATCCGGGCTCGTCGCCGGATCGCGCGCCGCCGGAGGCATCGCGCTCCGCGTCGGCGTCTGCCGCCGCACCGTGCAGCCAGCGGAACACCCACACGCCCGCCGCGGTCGCCACCACCGGTGCCAGCACGCCCAGCACCCCCACATCGGGCCGGGCGAGCACCGCCGCGAGCCCGACGATGCCGAACGCTGCGACCAAGACCGAGCCCGGGCGCGGGCCGCGGCGCGACACCAGACCGGCGAGCACCGCGAACACCAGCAGCACGACACCCATCCCGGCCAGCAGCGCGGTCTTGTCCGACTCGCCGAACGCGCGGATGGCGAATTGCTTCACCGGCTCCGGAGTCAGGTCGATGGCGGTGTTGCCGACCGCCAGCAGCGGCGCGGAACGCGGCTCGACCAGCGCGGCCACGAGCTGTCCCGAGCCGATCGCGGCTGCGGCCGCGAGCACTCCGCACAGCGCGGCGACGGTTGCGGGCAGGGGACGGGGAAGTCGTTCCGGTCTCACATCTTCCATTCGTAGTCGCGGCCGCGATGGATTGCCCCCGAGATTCGGACTGGCCGCACCGGTCGAGGAGTCACGGCAGCTGCGCTTCCCGGAGCGCCTCGTCCAGGCTGTCCATCAGCACCACGCCCAGCGTGTTCGCCATCGAACCGGTGCCCAGCTCCGAGCGCAGCTTCGCCGCCAGCAGGCGCACCCGGCGCGGATCCGGCCGGGGCGCGCGGGTTGCTTCCCACAGGCCGTTCGCGACGCGCTGCACCGCTTCGGCTTCGCCGTAGCGGGCGTGCACGGTCGGCAGCGCCAACAACGCGACCCGGGCGACTCGCGCGATGCCCTCCAGCGACTCCCGCGGCACGGTCGGGGGCTCGGCCGGGGAGCGCGGCGGCACGACCTCGGGCGGTTCGGCGACCGCCACCGGCGCGGCACCGTCCCAGGAGGCGACGTCGCCGCCGTGGTCGCTGACGCAGATCAACCCGGAACCGGTGAGCCCGGCCCGCAGCGGCAGCCCTTCGGCGCTTTCCCGCCCGGTGGCGACCAGCTCGCGGGTCTGCAGCAACCGCACCACCTCGACCAGTTCCGCGCGCTGCGGCGGGGGGATCACCGACCCGGCGTGCGCGCTTGCGAGGAAACCGGCGACCTCGGGGCGGAAGTCGTCCTCGTCGTAGAGGTAGTTCAGGAACGCGCGCGCGATCGTGTCCGTCCTCGGCAACGTCGCCTCCCCGGTCCCGCCCGATGCGGTGTTGCGAGCCGGCGCGCCCGGCGTGCTGCGGCGCGTGGCCGGCTTCCCCAGATCCGTGCGAGCCGCTCCGCTGCCCCTCAGCTCGGCCCGCTGCGCAGCCTACGGGCCGCCGCGGTCAGATCGCAGAGTCTTTCGTCACTCACATGACCGTGCGGTACAGGTGATTTTTCCTGCTGATCGAAGCGATCAAGGAACTTTGTTTCGTCAGTTGATCGTCGAATTGCGGGCGGCCGGCGGGCGCAGCGTTCGGGTAAGTTCCGCACCGGGCCGCCACTCGGCGGCAGGCACAGCCCCGACGGGAAGGAACACCGTGGCCACCATCGCCACCAACACCCGGGTCGACCGCGCGGAACTGCTCGAATTCCTGCGTCCCAGGCACCGCGCCGTGCTGGTCACCGAGCGCACCGGCGGCAGGCCGCAGCTCTCGCCGGTGACCTGCGGAGTGGATCCGCAGGGCCGCATCGCGATCTCCACCTACCCGGAGCGGGCGAAGACCCGCAACGCCAAGCGCTCCGAGCAGGTTTCGGTGTGCGTGCTCTCCGACGAGTTCAACGGGGCCTGGGTGCAGGTCGACGGCCGCGCCGAGGTGATCGATCCGCCGGAGAGCGTGGAACCGCTGGTCGAGTACTTCCGCAGCATCTCCGGCGAACACCCCGACTGGGACGAATACCGGGAAGCGATGCGCAAGCAGGGCAAATCGCTGATCCGCGTCACCATCGACGACTGGGGCCCGATCGCCACCGGCGGCTTCCCGCCCCGCCTGGCCGAGGACTGAGCCGCCCGTCAGGCACCCGGCCCTTGCTGAGCGCTGAAGCCTGCGTCTCCGAACGGATCGGTTTGGTTCAGATTGCAACCAATCCGTATCCCGTGGCGCGCGTGGAAGCGGCACAGACCTTCACTGCTCCCGATGCACCTACCGGAAATACTTTACCAAGACCATAACCAGCAAGACGATCAGTCCGACAACGGCGAGCGCGACACCCCCCAGTAGAACGACCTCCATAGGGTTCAAACCAAAACTCATAGCAATCTCTCCAGTATGAAGCATTTGAATATCATACGATCACTTCGCCAAAAAGCGCCACAGGTGCCCAGCGGTCAGCAGATTTTATCAAGTACACGCAGTGTATATATTCGCGGGACAGGCTTCAAATGATTTCATCACTGCAGACGACTGCGCCACCCGATGGTTCACCAGGATCGATGCTCTGGCGAGGCGAGACTCCAAAACGAGTTCGCCTCGCCAGAGTCTCACTCAAAGCTCAAACCTGACCCCGATACATGTCAACGACACTGCGGAAGGCAGTGTGGGTCGCACGCAAATCCCGTGATTCCACAGGAGCACATATAATCACCAACACCGCACGCGCAATCACAAGTAGGACTCAACCAGCCACAGCAACCGAGGCAGGAGCAGTTCGAGCACTTAGTATTCGCATCATCGCGCGCACCTTGACATGCAGAACTTTTGCTCGCCCCGTAGCTCGACCCGCGACTATTAAGCGAGGGGCGACACTGGCAATTTACCTTATCAGATACCTCCTGCTTGCTCGGCGGTGATTTGATGGCGCATCCAGCATTGCCAAATCCGCTTGCACCGACGCAGCCAAAGTTAGATCATCACGGTTCCGCTGTACGATCTCAGTGGATTCAGATGCAATCCCGTCGTCAGAAACAACTCCATCAGCTGTGAAAATGAAGTGGGTGCTGCGCCCAGAATAATCTTCGATGTCAAACGCGCGCTCAGCCTTGTCCATGGCAACCTTTAAGACGGTGCTGCCGTT from Saccharopolyspora sp. SCSIO 74807 encodes:
- a CDS encoding fasciclin domain-containing protein, with amino-acid sequence MRIRRQAAALTGSAAVLALALSACGQPAQDSAESAAPGQPPAGQPAAQPAANGVTTAEDVFGPGCSQVPTDPNDPGSVQGMVDDPVGTAASNNPLLTKLTAAVQAAGLLDTLNKPDAQYTVFAPADPAFEAIPQDQLEAMLTDPAQKQQLTDVLTYHVVPQRMDAEGLAGAGTLPTAQGGQLKVEGSGENLKVNGASVLCGNVPTANATVFVVDKVLMPQM
- a CDS encoding molybdopterin-dependent oxidoreductase, with translation MEDVRPERLPRPLPATVAALCGVLAAAAAIGSGQLVAALVEPRSAPLLAVGNTAIDLTPEPVKQFAIRAFGESDKTALLAGMGVVLLVFAVLAGLVSRRGPRPGSVLVAAFGIVGLAAVLARPDVGVLGVLAPVVATAAGVWVFRWLHGAAADADAERDASGGARSGDEPGSDRETESGGERGPGRRRFLVSSVAVAAGAGVAGGLGSLTTGGRSGGSPAAQQAIGRALNAPPAQPVPAGADFRADGTPTFITPNRDFYRVDTALSVPSVDLDSWRLRVHGMVDRELDLGFADLARFPRVTRTITMTCVSNEVGGPYISTAEFTGVPIRDVLLAAGVRPGAEQVFSTSADGFTAGTPTDALLEAERGALLAFGMNGEPLPAQHGYPVRMVTPGLYGYVSATKWLTDLELTTFAKPAYWIERGWGQRGPIKLQSRIDRPSGFAKVPAGRNAVAGIAWAQTIGIDAVEVRVDGGPWQPAQLSTEVNDQTWRMWRADVDLAPGGHTVECRATDRNGQVQTPRRASVLPDGATGWHSVFCTAN
- a CDS encoding NAD-dependent epimerase/dehydratase family protein; the protein is MHVLVTGGAGFIGSHIADLLAERGHRVRLLDALLPAAHGSGAAPDYLGEHELHVGDVRDEQVLRRALDGVDVVCHQAAMVGLETGIGDMPGYVAHNDLGTAQLLSTMADESIGKLVLAGSMVVYGEGRYRCPSHDLVRPGPRAAEDLEAGIFEPRCPDCGGLLQPGTVPEDAPIDPRNTYATTKLTQEHLAAVWARNTGGTAVSLRYHNVYGPRMPRNTPYAGVASLFRSALARGEAPQIFEDGGQRRDFVHVHDIAAANVAAMHRDQPGFAAYNVCSGQPHTIGDMARALAEAAGGPEPVLTGRYRLGDVRHIVADPSKAAEELDFRATVGFSQGMKEFGTAGLRA
- a CDS encoding PPOX class F420-dependent oxidoreductase codes for the protein MATIATNTRVDRAELLEFLRPRHRAVLVTERTGGRPQLSPVTCGVDPQGRIAISTYPERAKTRNAKRSEQVSVCVLSDEFNGAWVQVDGRAEVIDPPESVEPLVEYFRSISGEHPDWDEYREAMRKQGKSLIRVTIDDWGPIATGGFPPRLAED
- a CDS encoding phytoene/squalene synthase family protein, encoding MDVAGGFRHRGEDPSPAARRELDAAGIQDPALRAAHAACRALNAEHGRTYFLATSLLPPARRPAVHALYGFARWVDDIVDVLDDPAGTSRAAELGRLEHDLRSALAGHRVEHPVLAALGHTAGRYRLDRALFTDFLRSMRMDLRISDYPTRAALDEYVHGSAGVIGLQVLPVLGTVTPREQAAPHAAALGFAFQLTNFLRDIGEDLDRGRVYLPADELAAFGVDRDRLLWCQRRGRPDRAVRRALADQISRTRAIYRDAEPGIAMLDPISRPCVATAHTLYGEILDRIVESGYEIFGDRLAVSTGRRLGVALPALSSAVAARARRHLGHVLHGSSG